Proteins from one Phoenix dactylifera cultivar Barhee BC4 unplaced genomic scaffold, palm_55x_up_171113_PBpolish2nd_filt_p 001122F, whole genome shotgun sequence genomic window:
- the LOC120108004 gene encoding LOW QUALITY PROTEIN: putative pentatricopeptide repeat-containing protein At1g31840 (The sequence of the model RefSeq protein was modified relative to this genomic sequence to represent the inferred CDS: deleted 1 base in 1 codon) produces the protein MLLAAASPKLLLHHLVLKLEPRFLLRSLSSLPSPQLSDPISSQTLREIASAFSHPNPPNPLDPLSLSGFRPHHAEAVLRLLLLRSDPASAVRFLQWSERHLHLSPTLPSLSAAAHAALRRQMFDVARQLVDRMIQNFSFAEVLSAFPGSSQSLCSDPGMAFSCLTECCCRAGITDRAVDSFLRARQMGISISPLVVEELLDSLVTVGQIDEMLEIYRELSDGYNTLMNAFLGKSDDQKVLNLHRVLMERGFVPRIYDFNRFLNSLCKGNRFRTASDLFYLVLEIGPEPSVVTYSTLIRACCKGSRVDSAVGVYELMVEKGIAPDLVVYGILIDGLCKEGRVNEGHGLLRRGLNDGLKPDVVIFSSLIDGYVRVGDVKKAFELYKRMLEEDVLPNVVTYSILINGLCQNDRVAEACGIFSRILKQGIEPNVLTYSSLIDGLCNAGNLKEAFELYELMINQGFSPDAFVYSVLIKGLCKLGRMNDALRLLIKSGLKSNTVTYNVLIDGLCRAKRLGDMLRVFRQLVVKNLEPDLVTFSVIIKGMADEGRLREATMVLFQILKKGFMPDVVTYCSLIDGFCRHNNVMAGFRVYDIMLMNGVDPDMFIYNVLINGLFKEGHVEEASKLFSQLNERAWELDIVTYNTMISGFCSVKTIDKAIEYYEKLPDERGLQPNAITFTILIDAFCKEGRMDEAMYFFNKMLDKGPLPNVVTYGCLVDGRFKAQNFKNAIALHEEMLNNHVTPNIISYSILIDGLCKAGQLEEASLAFHCAVNRGLLPDVVAYGILIRGFCAVGRLAEARMFYNKMVADGVKPDSLVYSTLAEYFHGNNSVVNVGEPKPNA, from the exons ATGCTTCTTGCTGCTGCTTCCCCAAAGCTCCTTCTCCACCACTTGGTCCTCAAACTCGAGCCCCGTTTCCTcctccgctccctctcctccctcccctccccccaACTCTCCGACCCCATCTCCTCCCAAACCCTTCGCGAGATCGCCTCCGCGTTCTCCCACCCAAACCCCCCCAATCCCCTcgaccccctctccctctccggcTTCCGCCCCCACCACGCCGAGGccgtcctccgcctcctcctcctccgctccGATCCCGCCTCCGCTGTCCGCTTCCTCCAATGGTCCGAGCGCCACCTCCACCTCTCCCCCACCCTCCCTTCCCTCTCCGCCGCCGCCCACGCCGCCCTCCGCCGCCAAATGTTCGACGTTGCGCGCCAACTCGTCGACCGAATGATCCAAAACTTCAGTTTTGCCGAAGTTCTCTCGGCTTTCCCGGGCAGCTCTCAGTCGCTATGTTCCGATCCTGGAATGGCCTTTAGCTGTTTGACTGAATGCTGCTGTCGCGCTGGGATTACAGACCGAGCAGTGGATTCTTTTCTTCGGGCTCGGCAGATGGGTATCAGCATTTCCCCGCTCGTAGTTGAGGAGCTATTAGATTCTTTGGTCACTGTGGGCCAAATCGATGAGATGCTGGAAATTTACAGAGAATTATCTGATGGTTATAACACTCTAATGAATGCATTCTTAGGGAAGTCAGATGATCAAAAGGTATTGAACTTGCACAGAGTTCTAATGGAGAGAGGTTTTGTGCCGCGAATTTATGATTTTAATAGGTTTCTAAATTCTCTGTGCAAGGGGAATCGGTTCCGTACTGCTtctgatttattttatttggtgtTAGAAATTGGTCCGGAGCCAAGTGTGGTAACTTATAGTACTTTGATTCGTGCGTGCTGTAAAGGCAGTAGAGTGGATTCTGCAGTTGGGGTTTATGAGCTCATGGTAGAGAAGGGCATTGCTCCTGATTTGGTAGTTTATGGAATTCTGATTGATGGGTTATGTAAGGAAGGCAGAGTGAATGAGGGGCATGGTCTCCTTAGAAGGGGCTTAAATGATGGACTTAAGCCGGATGTGGTGATCTTCAGCTCACTTATAGATGGATATGTTAGAGTGGGAGATGTGAAGAAGGCATTCGAGTTGTACAAGAGAATGTTGGAGGAAGATGTATTGCCTAATGTTGTCACTTATAGCATTTTGATTAATGGGCTATGTCAGAATGACCGAGTTGCTGAGGCTTGTGGAATTTTTTCTAGAATCTTGAAGCAGGGGATTGAGCCGAATGTTTTGACATATAGCAGCCTGATTGATGGGCTATGCAATGCTGGGAATTTGAAGGAAGCATTTGAACTGTATGAACTTATGATAAACCAGGGCTTTTCTCCAGATGCATTTGTTTATAGTGTGTTAATAAAAGGTCTTTGTAAATTGGGGAGGATGAATGATGCCCTCAGGTTACTTATCAAGTCAGGTTTGAAATCTAATACTGTAACTTATAATGTGTTGATTGATGGGTTGTGTAGAGCGAAGAGATTAGGAGATATGCTAAGGGTTTTCAGGCAGTTGGTAGTGAAAAACCTAGAACCAGATTTAGTTACTTTCAGTGTGATTATCAAGGGAATGGCAGATGAAGGGAGATTGAGGGAAGCAACTATGGTTCTCTTTCAGATCCTGAAGAAAGGTTTTATGCCAGATGTTGTAACATACTGCAGTTTGATTGACGGCTTCTGTAGACATAATAATGTCATGGCCGGATTTAGAGTTTATGATATTATGCTTATGAATGGTGTTGATCCTGATATGTTTATTTATAATGTTCTAATAAATGGTCTTTTTAAGGAGGGCCATGTGGAAGAGGCATCTAAATTGTTTAGCCAGCTTAATGAACGGGCATGGGAGCTAGACATTGTGACATACAATACGATGATTAGCGGCTTCTGTTCTGTGAAAACAATTGATAAAGCCATtgaatattatgaaaaattgccTGATGAAAGAGGTCTTCAGCCAAATGCTATTACGTTCACAATTCTGATTGATGCATTTTGTAAAGAAGGCAGAATGGATGAAGCGatg tatttttttaataaaatgctCGATAAGGGTCCGTTGCCCAACGTGGTCACCTACGGTTGCTTGGTAGATGGTCGTTTCAAAGctcaaaatttcaaaaatgcAATTGCACTCCATGAAGAAATGCTAAATAATCATGTCACCCCCAATATCATTAGCTACAGCATTCTTATCGATGGCCTTTGCAAGGCAGGCCAGTTGGAAGAAGCTTCACTGGCTTTTCACTGCGCTGTGAACAGGGGCTTGTTGCCTGATGTTGTGGCATATGGAATTTTGATTCGTGGATTTTGTGCAGTTGGAAGATTAGCTGAAGCCAGGATGTTTTACAATAAGATGGTAGCAGATGGTGTCAAACCTGATAGTCTTGTATATAGCACACTTGCAGAGTATTTTCATGGAAACAATTCTGTAGTAAATGTTGGTGAACCAAAACCAAATGCTTAG